The Flavobacterium sp. 123 genome contains a region encoding:
- the ung gene encoding uracil-DNA glycosylase — MQINLNSEWQTLLSDEIQKPYFQDLMNFVDDEYKNHTCYPPKDLIFSAFNYCDFKDVKVVIIGQDPYHGKGEANGLCFSVNDGIRIPPSLRNIFREMTDDLGKLFFPTSGNLEFWAKQGVLLLNASLTVREDIPNSHKHLKWNVFTDAVIQKISDQKEHVVFLLWGSFAHKKGLKIDRNKHLVLESGHPSPMSANQGKWFGNKHFSKTNEYLKANNLPAIEWV, encoded by the coding sequence ATGCAAATCAATCTCAATTCAGAATGGCAAACTCTTTTATCAGATGAAATTCAGAAACCTTATTTTCAGGATTTAATGAATTTTGTTGATGATGAGTATAAAAATCACACCTGCTATCCTCCAAAAGATTTGATTTTTTCTGCATTTAATTATTGTGATTTTAAGGATGTAAAAGTAGTTATTATAGGTCAAGATCCATACCACGGCAAAGGGGAGGCTAATGGACTGTGTTTTTCAGTAAATGACGGAATTCGAATTCCACCTTCATTGAGAAATATCTTTAGAGAAATGACTGATGATTTAGGCAAACTGTTTTTCCCTACCTCGGGCAACTTAGAGTTTTGGGCTAAACAAGGAGTGCTGCTTTTAAATGCCTCTTTGACGGTTAGAGAAGATATCCCAAATAGTCACAAACACTTGAAATGGAATGTTTTTACTGACGCTGTAATTCAGAAGATTTCAGACCAAAAAGAGCATGTTGTTTTCCTCCTTTGGGGAAGTTTTGCACACAAAAAAGGACTTAAAATTGACCGAAACAAACATTTGGTTTTGGAATCAGGACATCCTTCTCCCATGAGTGCCAACCAAGGAAAATGGTTCGGTAACAAACATTTTAGCAAAACAAATGAATATCTGAAAGCAAATAATCTTCCCGCAATAGAATGGGTTTAA
- a CDS encoding bifunctional UDP-3-O-[3-hydroxymyristoyl] N-acetylglucosamine deacetylase/3-hydroxyacyl-ACP dehydratase, with protein MVKQKTIKTQISLTGVGLHTGKEVTMTFKPAPVNNGFTFVRLDLEGHPIVEADANYVVNTQRGTNLEKLGVKIQTPEHVLAALVGCDLDNVIIELNASELPIMDGSSKYFVEAVEKAGIEEQEAKRNVYVVKEVISFTDEATGSEILVMPSDHYCITTMVDFGTKILGTQNATMKSLDDFKTEISESRTFSFLHELESLLENGLIKGGDLNNAIVYVDKEISASTMENLKKVFGKDELTVKSNGILDNLTLHYPNEAARHKLLDVVGDLSLIGTRIQGKIIANKPGHFVNTQFAKKMAKIIKIEQRNFVPVYDLNQEPLMDIHKIMSVLPHRPPFLFIDRIIEMSDSHIVGLKNVTMNEGFFVGHFPGAPVMPGVIIVEAMAQTGGILVLSTVPDPENYLTYFMKIDNVKFKHKVLPGDTLIFKCDLITPIRRGICHMQANAYANGKLVAEAELMAQIAKKQ; from the coding sequence ATGGTTAAACAGAAAACCATCAAAACACAAATCTCGCTAACAGGAGTTGGATTACACACAGGAAAAGAAGTTACAATGACTTTTAAACCTGCTCCAGTCAATAATGGTTTTACATTTGTAAGATTAGATTTGGAAGGTCATCCTATAGTTGAGGCTGATGCAAATTATGTTGTGAATACACAAAGAGGAACTAATTTAGAGAAACTTGGTGTAAAAATTCAAACCCCAGAACATGTTTTAGCTGCATTAGTAGGTTGTGATTTAGATAATGTTATTATTGAATTAAATGCATCCGAACTTCCTATCATGGACGGTTCATCTAAATACTTTGTTGAAGCTGTTGAAAAAGCTGGAATCGAAGAACAAGAAGCAAAACGAAATGTTTATGTAGTTAAAGAAGTAATTTCTTTTACTGACGAGGCTACAGGAAGTGAAATTTTAGTAATGCCAAGCGATCATTATTGTATTACAACTATGGTTGATTTTGGAACTAAAATTTTAGGAACTCAAAATGCAACGATGAAAAGTCTTGATGACTTTAAAACAGAAATATCTGAGTCAAGAACATTTAGTTTTTTACATGAATTAGAATCATTATTAGAAAATGGTTTAATAAAAGGTGGCGATTTAAATAATGCTATCGTTTATGTAGATAAAGAAATTTCTGCATCTACAATGGAAAACCTAAAAAAGGTTTTTGGTAAAGACGAACTAACTGTAAAATCAAACGGAATATTAGATAATCTTACTTTACATTATCCAAACGAAGCTGCAAGACACAAATTACTTGATGTTGTTGGAGATTTATCTTTAATAGGAACACGAATTCAAGGTAAAATTATTGCTAATAAACCAGGACATTTTGTAAATACTCAATTTGCAAAAAAAATGGCTAAAATCATAAAAATTGAACAACGTAATTTTGTTCCTGTTTATGATTTGAATCAAGAACCATTGATGGACATTCATAAAATCATGTCGGTTCTGCCACACAGACCTCCATTTTTATTTATTGACAGAATTATAGAAATGTCTGATAGCCACATTGTAGGTTTGAAAAACGTTACTATGAACGAAGGTTTCTTTGTTGGACATTTTCCTGGAGCTCCAGTAATGCCTGGTGTAATCATTGTGGAAGCAATGGCACAAACAGGCGGGATATTAGTACTTAGTACCGTTCCAGATCCAGAAAATTATTTGACCTATTTCATGAAAATAGATAATGTTAAGTTCAAACACAAAGTGCTTCCTGGCGATACCTTAATTTTTAAATGTGATTTGATTACACCTATAAGAAGAGGGATTTGTCACATGCAAGCTAATGCTTACGCAAATGGAAAACTTGTGGCTGAAGCAGAATTAATGGCACAAATTGCTAAAAAACAGTAA
- the efp gene encoding elongation factor P produces the protein MASTSDIKNGLCIKYNNDIYKIIEFLHVKPGKGPAFVRTKLKSLTNGKVLDNTFSAGHKIEEVRVENHKFQFLYPEGDLFHFMNVESFEQISLNKNVLDSPELLKEGENVMISINTETDLPLSVDMPASVVLEVTYAEPGVKGNTATNATKSATVETGATVNVPLFINEGDKIKIDTTTGSYMERVKE, from the coding sequence ATGGCATCTACTTCAGATATTAAAAACGGATTGTGTATTAAATACAACAACGACATTTATAAAATCATTGAATTCCTTCACGTAAAACCAGGTAAAGGTCCTGCTTTTGTTAGAACAAAACTTAAAAGTTTAACGAACGGAAAAGTATTGGACAATACATTTTCTGCTGGACATAAAATTGAAGAAGTACGTGTAGAAAACCACAAATTCCAATTTTTATATCCTGAAGGTGATTTATTTCATTTTATGAATGTAGAATCTTTTGAACAAATATCATTAAACAAAAATGTTTTAGATTCACCAGAATTATTGAAAGAAGGTGAAAACGTAATGATTAGTATCAATACTGAAACTGATTTACCTCTTTCAGTTGATATGCCAGCTTCAGTAGTACTTGAAGTTACTTATGCTGAACCAGGAGTTAAAGGAAATACAGCAACAAATGCTACAAAATCAGCTACAGTTGAAACAGGAGCTACAGTAAATGTTCCTTTGTTTATCAATGAAGGGGACAAAATTAAAATAGATACTACAACAGGTTCTTATATGGAACGAGTTAAGGAATAG
- a CDS encoding HD domain-containing protein codes for MSQINKLKIFNDPIYGFITIPNALIYDLIQHPYFQRLRRISQMGLSYLVYPGANHTRFHHALGCMHLMQKAVEVLRFKGISISAEEENALYIAILLHDIGHGPFSHAMEKSIVEDVHHEEISLLFMNQLNVEFKGQLSLAIQVFRGEYNRKFMLQLISSQLDMDRMDYLKRDSFYSGVAEGNVNSERLIQMMNVADDHLVIEEKGVYSVEKFLMSRRLMYWQAYLHKTSLVAELILTKVLKRAKELTLKGAQLPCSEPLKFFLNHKITLGDFDEKTLDLFSQLDDFDIISALKAWQSQEDFILSSLSKMIVNRDLPKIKLTNEKVELDDLIPLKERFASENGITLTETNYFIFKGKIKNQAYSKAAEPIRILKKDKTIEDVIEASDQLNLKSLSKLVTKYYTCFPKQLL; via the coding sequence GTGAGTCAAATCAACAAACTTAAAATATTTAATGATCCTATTTATGGATTTATTACGATTCCCAACGCTTTAATTTATGATTTAATTCAGCATCCTTATTTTCAGCGCTTGCGACGAATATCACAAATGGGATTGTCATATTTAGTTTATCCAGGAGCTAATCACACTCGTTTTCATCACGCTTTAGGCTGTATGCATTTAATGCAAAAAGCGGTTGAAGTATTACGTTTCAAAGGAATTTCAATCTCTGCCGAAGAAGAAAATGCATTATATATCGCCATTTTATTGCACGATATTGGTCACGGTCCTTTTTCTCATGCAATGGAAAAAAGTATTGTTGAAGATGTACATCATGAAGAAATTTCATTGTTATTTATGAACCAATTAAATGTTGAATTTAAAGGGCAATTAAGTCTTGCAATTCAGGTTTTTAGAGGGGAATATAATAGAAAGTTTATGTTGCAATTGATTTCAAGTCAATTAGATATGGATAGAATGGATTATTTAAAACGAGATAGTTTTTACTCCGGTGTAGCAGAAGGAAATGTAAATTCTGAACGTTTAATTCAAATGATGAATGTGGCAGATGACCACTTAGTGATTGAAGAAAAAGGGGTTTATTCCGTAGAGAAGTTTCTAATGTCCAGACGTTTGATGTATTGGCAAGCGTATTTACACAAGACAAGTTTAGTTGCAGAATTGATTTTGACGAAAGTCTTAAAACGTGCCAAAGAGTTAACGCTAAAAGGAGCACAATTACCGTGTAGTGAACCTTTAAAATTCTTTTTGAATCACAAAATTACTTTGGGTGATTTTGATGAGAAAACGTTAGATTTATTTTCACAATTAGATGATTTTGACATTATAAGTGCCTTGAAAGCATGGCAAAGTCAAGAGGATTTCATTTTGTCATCATTGAGTAAAATGATTGTAAATCGTGATTTGCCAAAAATAAAATTAACGAATGAAAAAGTTGAATTAGACGACTTAATTCCTCTAAAAGAACGCTTTGCTTCTGAAAACGGAATTACTTTAACTGAAACAAACTATTTTATTTTTAAAGGAAAAATTAAGAATCAAGCCTATAGTAAAGCTGCAGAGCCTATTCGGATTTTGAAAAAAGATAAAACAATTGAAGATGTTATTGAAGCTTCTGACCAATTGAATTTAAAATCATTATCAAAATTAGTTACTAAATATTATACCTGTTTCCCAAAACAACTCTTATAA
- a CDS encoding DUF4258 domain-containing protein, translating to MKFIHRFAYYFIGLIMGMFFVAMVFSGKDTRCNYFPNARVLNDLRNKPFNYSDKASQILAEKWIDTMDIKNTLQYGDVDFDQSNIEVEKGKLYVIDGKTVKNQPITLKVINYSDRAVLQDIIKK from the coding sequence ATGAAGTTTATACATCGTTTTGCATATTATTTTATCGGTTTGATTATGGGAATGTTTTTTGTTGCTATGGTATTTAGCGGAAAAGACACGCGTTGCAATTATTTTCCAAATGCTAGAGTTTTGAATGATTTAAGAAACAAACCATTTAATTATTCGGATAAAGCGTCTCAGATATTAGCCGAAAAATGGATTGATACAATGGATATTAAAAACACATTACAATATGGAGATGTTGATTTTGACCAAAGCAATATTGAAGTTGAAAAAGGAAAACTATACGTTATTGACGGAAAAACTGTAAAAAATCAACCCATTACTCTTAAGGTTATAAACTATTCCGATAGAGCGGTTTTGCAAGATATTATCAAAAAATAA
- a CDS encoding alanine dehydrogenase has translation MSIIITPFTKLQLLPQEEKLEIARRKSELFIGIPKETSYQERRICLTPDAVNSLTCHGHRVMIESGAGESSSYSDKEYSDAGAEVTQDTKKVFSCPMILKVEPASVAEIEMMNPKTILISAIQIKTRKKAYFEALSKKKITALAFEYIKDEDGTYPAVKSLSEIAGTASILIAAELMITNEFGKGLLFGNITGVPPTDVVILGAGTVGEFAAKTAIGLGANVKVFDNSITKLRRLQNNLNQRIFTSTIQPKSLLKALRRCDVAIGAMRGLERCPVVVTETMVEHMKRGAVIVDVSIDTGGCFETSEVTSHEKPTFIKNNVLHYCVPNIPSRYSKTASLSISNIITPYLMQIAEYGGIESALRCDKGLKNGVYMYHGILTNKAIGEWFELPDSDINLIVF, from the coding sequence ATGTCAATAATTATAACTCCATTCACAAAATTACAGCTTTTACCTCAAGAGGAAAAACTAGAAATAGCAAGAAGAAAAAGCGAGCTTTTTATTGGTATCCCAAAAGAAACCAGTTACCAAGAACGCCGAATTTGTCTTACTCCCGATGCTGTAAACTCCTTGACCTGTCATGGACATAGAGTGATGATTGAGTCTGGCGCTGGTGAAAGTTCTAGTTATTCAGACAAAGAGTATAGTGACGCAGGTGCCGAAGTAACGCAGGATACCAAAAAAGTATTTAGCTGTCCAATGATCCTAAAAGTGGAACCGGCTAGTGTTGCTGAAATTGAAATGATGAATCCTAAAACGATTTTGATCTCAGCGATTCAAATTAAAACTAGAAAAAAAGCCTATTTTGAAGCTTTATCAAAGAAAAAAATTACCGCACTTGCTTTTGAATATATAAAAGATGAAGATGGAACTTATCCCGCAGTAAAATCATTGAGTGAGATTGCAGGAACCGCTTCAATTTTAATCGCAGCAGAATTGATGATTACCAACGAATTTGGAAAAGGATTGCTGTTTGGAAATATTACAGGCGTTCCTCCTACTGATGTTGTTATTCTTGGTGCAGGAACAGTTGGTGAATTTGCTGCTAAAACAGCTATTGGCTTAGGAGCTAATGTCAAAGTTTTTGACAATTCAATTACCAAATTACGTCGTTTACAAAATAATCTAAATCAACGCATTTTCACTTCTACTATACAGCCAAAATCTTTATTAAAAGCACTCAGAAGGTGTGACGTAGCCATTGGCGCAATGAGAGGATTAGAACGCTGTCCTGTTGTTGTTACTGAAACGATGGTAGAACACATGAAAAGAGGAGCTGTAATTGTTGATGTAAGCATTGATACAGGCGGATGTTTTGAAACTTCAGAAGTTACTTCTCATGAAAAACCTACGTTCATAAAAAACAATGTATTGCATTATTGTGTTCCTAATATTCCTTCTCGTTATTCTAAAACGGCATCCTTATCTATCAGCAATATAATTACACCTTATTTAATGCAAATAGCGGAATATGGAGGAATTGAAAGCGCGCTTCGTTGTGATAAAGGCTTGAAAAATGGCGTTTATATGTATCATGGAATACTAACCAACAAAGCAATTGGCGAATGGTTTGAATTACCAGATAGTGATATTAATTTAATTGTTTTTTAA
- a CDS encoding bifunctional response regulator/alkaline phosphatase family protein, with translation MDTIKILWVDDEIDLLKPHILFLEKKNYEVTTCNNGLDAIGVFEENNFDIVFLDENMPGMSGLETLSEMKEKKSAIPIIMITKSEEEYIMEEAIGSKIADYLIKPVNPNQILLSLKKNLDHSRLISQKTTLDYQKEFRKITMEMSMVNSYEDWIELYKKLIFWELELENINDQSMIEILESQKIEANSQFGKFIERNYEDWFEPKADKPIQSHTLFKELVVPEIKKKDKPILFVVIDNLRYDQWKAFENVVSNYYKLEKEVPYYAILPTATQYARNAIFSGLTPLEMEKQFPQYWKNDPEEGGKNLYEAEFLTAQLKRLGLDIKQDYFKITNLASGKKLVESFKALKNNDLVTVVYNFVDMLSHAKTEMDVVKELAPDDKAYRSLTLSWFKNSPLLEMIQHAQKLGFKLILTTDHGTINVKNPSKVVGDKNTSLNLRYKTGRSLTYEHKDVYAVKEPKKIGLPSINMSSSYIFAKNDLFLAYVNNYNHYVSYYKNTYQHGGISLEEMIIPFLVFNPK, from the coding sequence ATGGATACAATAAAAATACTTTGGGTTGATGACGAAATTGATCTTTTGAAACCACATATTTTGTTTCTGGAAAAGAAAAATTATGAGGTGACTACCTGTAACAACGGACTTGATGCGATTGGTGTTTTTGAAGAAAATAATTTTGATATTGTTTTTCTTGATGAAAATATGCCCGGTATGAGTGGTCTTGAAACGTTGTCAGAAATGAAGGAAAAGAAATCAGCTATTCCTATCATTATGATTACCAAAAGTGAGGAAGAGTATATAATGGAAGAAGCAATTGGTTCTAAAATTGCCGATTATTTGATAAAACCAGTCAATCCAAACCAGATTTTGCTGAGTTTGAAGAAAAACTTAGATCATTCTCGACTAATATCCCAAAAGACAACTTTAGATTATCAGAAAGAGTTTCGGAAAATAACTATGGAAATGTCGATGGTCAATTCCTATGAAGATTGGATTGAATTGTATAAAAAATTAATTTTTTGGGAACTTGAATTGGAAAATATCAATGATCAAAGTATGATTGAAATTTTGGAATCTCAGAAAATTGAAGCTAATTCGCAATTTGGAAAATTTATTGAGCGGAATTATGAAGATTGGTTCGAGCCTAAAGCGGATAAACCGATACAATCCCACACTTTATTTAAAGAATTAGTGGTTCCTGAAATTAAGAAAAAAGACAAACCAATACTTTTTGTTGTTATTGATAACTTGCGTTACGACCAATGGAAAGCCTTTGAAAATGTAGTAAGTAATTATTACAAACTTGAGAAAGAAGTTCCGTATTATGCTATTTTACCTACGGCAACACAATATGCTAGAAATGCTATTTTTTCGGGTTTGACACCACTTGAAATGGAAAAGCAGTTTCCACAATATTGGAAAAATGATCCCGAAGAAGGAGGAAAAAATCTATATGAAGCTGAATTTTTAACGGCTCAATTAAAAAGATTAGGATTAGATATTAAGCAAGATTATTTTAAAATTACCAATCTAGCAAGCGGAAAAAAATTAGTTGAAAGTTTTAAAGCTTTAAAAAACAATGATTTGGTTACTGTTGTTTACAATTTTGTTGATATGCTTTCACATGCTAAAACAGAAATGGATGTTGTCAAAGAATTAGCTCCTGATGACAAAGCATACCGTTCTTTAACGCTCAGTTGGTTCAAAAATTCACCACTTTTAGAAATGATTCAACACGCTCAAAAATTAGGTTTTAAATTGATTTTAACCACTGATCATGGGACAATTAATGTAAAAAACCCATCAAAAGTTGTAGGAGATAAAAACACAAGTCTGAATTTACGTTATAAAACGGGACGCAGTTTGACCTATGAGCATAAAGATGTTTATGCAGTCAAAGAACCTAAAAAAATAGGATTACCTAGTATAAATATGAGTAGTTCTTATATTTTTGCAAAAAATGATTTGTTTTTGGCCTATGTAAATAACTACAACCATTATGTCAGTTATTACAAAAACACATATCAACATGGTGGAATTTCATTGGAAGAAATGATTATTCCGTTTTTGGTTTTTAATCCAAAATAA
- the lpxA gene encoding acyl-ACP--UDP-N-acetylglucosamine O-acyltransferase, whose protein sequence is MNQPLAYVHPGAKIAKNVVIEPFTTIHNNVVIGDGTWIGSNVTIMEGARIGKNCNIFPGAVISAVPQDLKFGGEDSLAIIGDNCTIRECVTINRGTIASGQTLIGNNCLIMAAAHIAHDCHIGDNAIIVNGVLLGGHVTIGNYAIIGGLSAVHQFISVGDHAMISGGSLLRKDVPPYTKAAKEPLSFVGINSVGLRRRGFTPEKIREIQDIYRILYQKNYNTTQAIGIIEAEMEATPERDEILDFIRNSSRGIMKGYSGNS, encoded by the coding sequence ATGAATCAACCGTTAGCATATGTTCATCCAGGCGCAAAAATCGCCAAAAATGTAGTAATAGAGCCGTTTACAACCATTCACAATAATGTTGTTATTGGTGATGGAACTTGGATTGGTTCTAATGTTACCATAATGGAAGGCGCAAGAATTGGAAAAAATTGCAATATTTTTCCAGGAGCAGTAATTTCAGCAGTTCCACAAGATTTAAAATTTGGCGGAGAAGATTCACTGGCAATAATTGGTGATAATTGTACAATTAGAGAATGTGTAACCATTAATAGAGGTACAATTGCATCGGGTCAGACATTGATTGGAAACAATTGTCTAATCATGGCAGCTGCCCATATTGCTCATGATTGTCACATAGGAGATAATGCTATTATTGTCAATGGAGTACTTTTAGGAGGACATGTTACCATCGGGAATTATGCTATTATTGGTGGATTATCAGCAGTACATCAATTTATTAGTGTTGGTGATCACGCTATGATTTCAGGAGGTTCTTTGTTAAGAAAAGACGTTCCCCCTTATACTAAAGCGGCAAAAGAGCCTTTGTCTTTTGTTGGAATAAATTCTGTTGGACTTAGAAGAAGAGGATTCACTCCTGAAAAAATAAGAGAAATTCAAGATATTTATAGAATTTTATATCAAAAAAATTACAATACAACTCAAGCAATTGGGATCATCGAGGCGGAAATGGAAGCAACTCCAGAACGTGATGAAATATTAGATTTTATCAGAAACTCTTCAAGAGGAATCATGAAAGGATATTCTGGAAATTCTTAA
- the lpxD gene encoding UDP-3-O-(3-hydroxymyristoyl)glucosamine N-acyltransferase, whose product MKFTAEQIAGILEGEVVGNPNAEVSQLSKIEEGYEGSLTFLANPKYLNYIYTTKASVTIVNDTFVPEHELTTTLIKVEDAYASFSKLLEFYNQVKLNKTGIEQPSFISESVKYGENLYLGSFSYLGQNVILGNNVKIYPNCFLGDNVVLGDNVTIFAGAKIYSETIIGNDCTIHSGAIIGADGFGFAPNPDGTYTKIPQIGNVVIEDNVDIGSCTTIDRATMGSTIIRKGVKLDNQIQIAHNVEIGENTVIAAQTGVAGSTKIGKNGMIGGQVGIAGHLTIGNNVRIQAQSGVGRNIKDDEILQGSPTFGYNDFSKSYVHFKNLPKIVAEIEELKKEILNQKNGNNG is encoded by the coding sequence ATGAAATTTACAGCAGAACAAATAGCGGGAATTTTAGAAGGAGAAGTAGTTGGGAATCCCAATGCTGAAGTTTCTCAATTGTCTAAAATTGAAGAAGGTTATGAAGGATCGCTTACCTTTTTAGCAAATCCTAAATACCTGAATTATATCTATACCACAAAGGCATCTGTGACGATTGTTAATGACACCTTTGTTCCTGAACATGAATTAACTACTACATTGATAAAAGTTGAAGATGCTTATGCTTCTTTTTCAAAATTATTAGAATTTTACAATCAAGTTAAATTAAATAAAACCGGGATTGAACAGCCTTCGTTTATTTCTGAAAGTGTAAAATACGGCGAAAATTTATACTTAGGTAGTTTTAGTTATTTAGGACAAAATGTGATTTTAGGTAATAATGTCAAAATTTATCCTAATTGTTTCTTGGGCGATAATGTTGTTTTAGGAGATAATGTGACTATTTTTGCTGGTGCAAAAATCTATTCGGAAACAATTATAGGCAATGATTGTACTATTCATTCTGGAGCAATAATTGGTGCCGATGGTTTTGGTTTTGCACCAAATCCTGATGGAACCTATACTAAAATACCTCAAATTGGTAATGTAGTAATTGAAGACAATGTCGATATTGGTTCTTGTACAACTATTGATAGAGCTACAATGGGTTCTACAATAATCAGAAAAGGAGTGAAGCTTGACAATCAAATTCAGATTGCCCACAATGTTGAAATAGGAGAGAACACCGTTATTGCAGCACAAACAGGCGTGGCTGGTTCTACAAAAATAGGAAAAAACGGAATGATAGGTGGCCAGGTAGGAATTGCAGGGCATTTAACAATAGGAAATAATGTTCGAATTCAGGCCCAATCAGGCGTAGGAAGAAACATTAAAGATGATGAAATCTTACAAGGAAGTCCAACATTTGGATACAATGATTTTAGTAAATCATATGTTCATTTCAAGAATTTGCCTAAAATAGTTGCTGAAATAGAAGAATTAAAAAAAGAAATATTAAACCAAAAAAATGGAAACAATGGTTAA
- a CDS encoding DUF1080 domain-containing protein: MKSKKITTYFLTIALFSATVAMAQHDYVNTPPAVNPMPMKPEMTEIWEPEVKVITPAKKIGDAPSDAIILFDGKNLDQWVDQKDTSKPAGWKIVDKDYMEVVPGSGAIQTKMAFGDCQMHIEWSAPDVVLDGGQWRGNSGVFFQNRYELQVLDSYNNRTYSNGQAGSIYKDHPPLVNAMKTPLEWNTYDVVYTAPRFKENGLIDAPATITVFLNGVLVQNNATINGLTLYIGLHNYPSPHGEDVIALQDHGCKNQFRNIWIRRL, encoded by the coding sequence ATGAAATCTAAAAAAATTACAACTTATTTTTTAACTATAGCTTTATTTTCAGCTACAGTTGCCATGGCACAACATGATTATGTAAACACTCCTCCAGCAGTTAATCCCATGCCGATGAAACCGGAAATGACTGAAATTTGGGAACCAGAAGTAAAAGTAATTACGCCTGCTAAGAAAATAGGCGATGCGCCATCAGATGCCATTATTTTATTTGACGGTAAAAATTTAGATCAATGGGTAGATCAAAAAGATACTAGTAAACCAGCAGGTTGGAAAATAGTTGATAAAGACTACATGGAAGTAGTCCCAGGTTCTGGAGCAATTCAAACTAAAATGGCATTTGGAGATTGTCAAATGCACATTGAGTGGAGCGCACCAGATGTAGTATTGGATGGTGGACAATGGAGAGGAAATAGCGGCGTGTTTTTTCAAAACAGGTACGAACTTCAAGTATTGGATTCCTATAACAACAGAACCTATAGTAATGGACAAGCAGGAAGTATTTATAAAGATCATCCGCCATTAGTTAATGCTATGAAAACACCATTAGAATGGAATACTTATGATGTAGTTTATACTGCGCCTCGTTTCAAAGAAAATGGATTAATCGATGCTCCAGCTACAATTACAGTTTTTCTTAACGGTGTTTTAGTTCAAAATAATGCAACTATTAATGGTTTAACATTATACATTGGTTTACACAATTATCCTTCACCTCATGGAGAAGATGTTATCGCATTACAAGATCATGGTTGTAAAAATCAATTTAGAAATATTTGGATTAGAAGACTTTAA
- the tsaE gene encoding tRNA (adenosine(37)-N6)-threonylcarbamoyltransferase complex ATPase subunit type 1 TsaE, whose product MEITFSLEEINTVAEQIIAQNPNKVILFHGEMGVGKTTLIKQLCKKLGVLETTSSPTFSLVNEYQTKDNQIVYHFDFYRLKQEMEALDMGADDYLYSGNWCFIEWAEKIPNLIPEEHSVITIELLPENKRLLRLD is encoded by the coding sequence ATGGAAATTACTTTTTCATTAGAAGAAATTAATACAGTTGCCGAGCAAATTATAGCACAAAACCCTAATAAAGTGATTCTTTTTCATGGAGAAATGGGGGTTGGAAAAACTACTTTGATAAAACAATTGTGTAAAAAACTAGGCGTTCTAGAAACTACAAGTAGTCCAACTTTTTCTTTAGTTAACGAGTATCAAACAAAAGATAATCAGATAGTTTATCATTTTGATTTTTATAGATTAAAACAGGAAATGGAAGCTTTAGATATGGGCGCTGATGATTATTTATATTCTGGAAATTGGTGTTTTATTGAATGGGCTGAAAAAATACCAAACTTAATCCCTGAAGAACATTCTGTAATAACAATTGAATTGCTTCCTGAAAACAAACGTTTGTTACGCTTAGATTAA